In Miscanthus floridulus cultivar M001 chromosome 19, ASM1932011v1, whole genome shotgun sequence, the DNA window CGTGCTGCCACGGGGATCTTGCGTGGTGGTTGCATCATCTGCTGCCGCGGGGATCAGCGCAGCGTGGAGGGACGTGGCCGCGCCGTCCTGGGATCGCGGCGTGCCGGACGTCTTCCCGTCTCTGTAGGTCGCTCGGCTCGGCTGAGGTCGCCGCCACCGCCCGAGCATGGCCGCGCCGGCCTTGGATTGTGGCGTGCCAGGCGTCTTCCCGTCTCTGTAGGTCGCTCGGCTTGGCTGAGGTCGCCGCCACCGCCCGAGCATGGCCGCGCCGGCCCTGGATTGTGGCGTGCCGGGCGTCTTCCCGTCTCTGCATGAGGTCGCTCGGAGGCGGAGGATGTCGCGCTCGTCCTTGTAcgtcgaggcggaggcggagcggCTCGTCTGAGATCGCTCGGAGGCGGAAGATGTCGCGCTGGGTGCTGTAAGTCGCGACGGAGCAGAGGAGGATGGCCGTCGCGGCAGCGGCGGGGTTTCTGGCGTTGAAGCGCGTTTGAAGCCGCGCGTGCGTGTGTTGGAGGGCGCGCGGGGTGCGGTCGTGATGAGGCGGAGTGCGGACGCGTGAGAAGCCAGGCATCACACATCAATCCGTGGCCATTAGATTTGATTTGGATGTTTTATTAGTCCTTAATTTTAATATAGACGAATTTTTATATGTATTTTTCTAGATGTACAATTGTTGAAGGCTCTCTCGGCGGAAGACGTTTTTTTAGAAAAacctagtataattttgattagtccattatagtagagatataTACATTACAGTCAGCAATGTGTCATCTTTTCTGCATTTGTTGTCGTAATATTTATCCTTAGCGCGTTCCGCCCTTGAATCAATGCAACGGGCATGTTTGAATTGACAAGCATTTTTTATGAGTTCGCATGCTTTCTTGGGACAATACTATGCCTCCACCAGTCTACTTAATTACACTAAGGCCCCATTTGATCTTTAGAATTAAATTCATTCTAATAAATTATAATTgagacacatattaattaagctaatatggttgtatatgaaatatatttatatGCTATTGTTAGCTATGCAAGAGAGATGCTTACATGTTGCATTTCTACTATGGCAAAATGAGTTGAATAACGTGCTACAAGTTGCAGAGTAGAAACAACGCATAATGATCTataaaatcaatttccatcttCCACATATGGATTTGAGATATGCT includes these proteins:
- the LOC136525415 gene encoding uncharacterized protein gives rise to the protein MRPSTEHRAEEEDSCSPAPWTWTVGACRPTGVGVRVGSAVGGVAEGMAAEEGAASSSSPQPATATETKIYLNGFCETPPLPRRPSSSAPSRLTAPSATSSASERSQTSRSASASTYKDERDILRLRATSCRDGKTPGTPQSRAGAAMLGRWRRPQPSRATYRDGKTPGTPQSKAGAAMLGRWRRPQPSRATYRDGKTSGTPRSQDGAATSLHAALIPAAADDATTTQDPRGSTRLDGLFDCHTPGRGGSPAT